In Silene latifolia isolate original U9 population chromosome X, ASM4854445v1, whole genome shotgun sequence, the following proteins share a genomic window:
- the LOC141619222 gene encoding uncharacterized protein LOC141619222, with product MRASQDKQKSYADTRRSDISFEVGKKLRRYLSDPSHVLSPEVIEVDEQLSYLETPKEILDRKVRKTRNGETALVKVLWTNHNVEEATWETELSMKESYPHLFT from the exons atgagagcttcCCAGGACAAACAGAAGAGCTATGCTGACACTAGGAGGAGTGACATTTCTTTCGAGGTGGGAAAGAAG ttgcggaGGTACTTgagcgatccatcacatgtgttgagTCCTGAGGTGATCGAGGTGGATGAGCAGTTGTCCTATCTGGAGACACCTAAGGAGATTTTGgacaggaaagtgaggaagaccaGGAATGGAGAGACAGCTTTGGTGAAAGTCTTGTGGACTAACCAcaatgttgaggaagctacatgggagactGAGCTTTCCATGAAGGAAAGCTATCCACACCTGTTTACATga